Proteins from a genomic interval of Ascaphus truei isolate aAscTru1 unplaced genomic scaffold, aAscTru1.hap1 HAP1_SCAFFOLD_2536, whole genome shotgun sequence:
- the LOC142481334 gene encoding uncharacterized protein LOC142481334 isoform X3, whose protein sequence is MSLEEGIPRAMREWNRTSNYDRMVFYEMAEKFMEFEEEEESVLIHRAQQLTLAEVNAESTKSHKAQAKTASLSKKSTVRAPQPRKRKGNKVQPFAECREIPPEAVTEYMEIMEGLQKAREGSEEEKEERGRSMETPDPHLLQYIESLCDQPEFISKVEAIIHPAFLEAILSPEISYDPLSLSQELELEDKLSLAELVEKRLHKKAQQEGTESEGNTDLKAPVSRAVQYGPIAPRHLRNGNRERPFHVKCSVDMNSTCSNNTLSKEAPGEVRHPGKAGSKGGSFVEKEAQPGMIGSIKGICSEKKLALTQEGGVNRHMTITTEPGQQLNKPWNGMESLQARTTTSVTLYHGGQQCNDVGLGGSVVESVLEILDAKQGDRSKGVDSTKSAKFGPSYPAKRMGGASALGQVKLERSEAIQLTWESARKVGTSSTAERTQSAPFSSASFSQCGTQSVSRAASTFRVHNMPDSSQNDLTIKTPGRSGHQVFLPTHYKSVRSPDSKIDLTCVDVTPGCFDKSGGYQQLVIRNVPQQMSFTTNSTSILPLQSPIPDHAKLDLKQHRNSCNDPQNQERRCPSSISHKGAGICSLAEVQPMNRLKENSYFHTYGFADSRASEPAISSVMAKNHHGSFYAGSPSVLSYPKGEFGSMAETVSQFRNTLQADKPCHGQTYFNPQQGRETAESRAKTLGGKNVGVQAKPCGSVTPNVRGIHENIVRGPLHLPNAALQAPAQINKGPEQSPHGVEAINGIVCPSERTVTERDSRERGQIPQPQIELQRSISIPGEGLFLSSNFEEGLSLKSLQSVFPKTSISTQAEEGYSKQSSTVESSEKMTGKEHVHLDKEEKVPESPCETNAAFPSQSNTQCTIQGICKTNMVSFPASTMQQGRRKQEDRFLSSTENKRTDKPPVHIRRDVEVPLLQQKDSAQLLPPLVIRTQAWEHRSNQGDQHSTASDEQQFQDSDYLRPLVPDQSRKKQTLEDTFLSLGVKSMEQNQERGNSTCLDQHASLRGLLSPNVKNTSPVDEAQVKGCKKDQSLPEGSVSKQREDAFITSHVIQSPQHKIMLGQSPGQEQLRWNTETTGGVNSTSLLKSLDTEDLTQISCMLEKKLNLSLDSTSPPASPSIMSCVCPVTSPAKCFQQESGGNLLNVSSLVMHQKTQQLTNLVPSLIRRDDSLGSKLPLQSTKIETSEDIIFKEKGSPEGDSTCSESQLLLTTSQLMYLDSVMSTPEDPGNSSLNLDPEKQDFWKKQSPLDVGSNIWQRSQTMAPSTKGVKRSSSANKEKTEQGVLTPPGSFESKEPSEISKGPEKQTKHRKRRQGPSMLRRSKRFKTC, encoded by the exons ATGAGCCTGGAGGAGGGGATACCCCGTGCCATGAGAGAGTGGAACAGGACCAGCAACTACGACCGCATGGTCTTTTATGAGATGGCCGAGAA GTTTATGGAGttcgaggaggaggaggagagtgtgcTGATACACCGAGCTCAGCAGCTGACCCTGGCAGAGGTCAATGCAGAAAGCACCAAGAGTCACAAGGCCCAGGCCAAGACAG catctctctccaAGAAGTCTACAGTGAGAGCCCCTCAGCCCAGGAAGAGGAAGGGGAACAAAGTCCAGCCCTTCGCAGAGTGTCGAGAGATCCCCCCTGAGGCCGTCACCGAGTACATGGAGATCATGGAGGGGCTGCAGAAAGCAAGGGAGGGCTCGGAGGAAGAAAAAGAGGAGAGGGGCAGAAGCATGGAGACCCCTGATCCCCATTTGTTGCAGTATATAGAAAGCCTGTGTGATCAGCCAGAGTTTATATCAAAG GTTGAAGCCATCATCCACCCAGCTTTTCTGGAGGCGATTCTGTCTCCCGAGATTAGTTATGACCCCCTGAGCCTCAGCCAGGAGCTGGAGCTAGAGGACAAGCTGTCACTGGCAGAG CTGGTTGAGAAGAGACTACACAAGAAAGCCCAACAGGAAGGAACGGAGAGCGAAGGGAACACTGATCTTAAAGCTCCAGTGTCTAGAGCTGTCCAGTATGGACCAATAGCCCCCAGACACCTCAGGAATGGTAACAGAGAAAGACCGTTCCATGTCAAGTGTAGTGTTGATATGAATTCCACCTGCTCAAATAACACACTGTCCAAGGAAGCCCCAGGAGAAGTGAGGCATCCTGGAAAAGCAGGTTCTAAGGGAGGCAGTTTTGTGGAGAAGGAAGCACAGCCTGGAATGATTGGGTCCATCAAGGGCATCTGCAGTGAGAAGAAACTAGCGCTGACTCAGGAGGGAGGTGTGAACAGACACATGACCATCACAACAGAGCCAGGCCAACAACTGAATAAGCCATGGAATGGTATGGAGTCTTTACAGGCAAGGACCACAACATCGGTCACTCTGTACCATGGAGGGCAGCAATGTAACGATGTGGGACTGGGAGGAAGCGTGGTGGAGTCTGTACTGGAAATTCTGGATGCTAAGCAAGGGGATAGATCAAAGGGAGTAGATTCAACCAAGTCAGCGAAGTTTGGTCCCTCATATCCAGCAAAAAGAATGGGGGGTGCATCAGCTCTGGGACAGGTGAAGTTGGAAAGATCTGAAGCTATTCAGCTAACATGGGAATCCGCACGGAAGGTTGGCACAAGTTCCACTGCAGAGAGGACTCAATCAGCTCCTTTCTCCTCTGCCTCTTTCAGCCAATGTGGCACACAAAGTGTCAGCAGAGCTGCAAGTACATTCAGGGTCCACAACATGCCTGACTCTTCCCAAAATGACCTTACAATTAAGACTCCAGGGAGAAGTGGTCATCAGGTTTTCCTACCTACGCATTACAAGTCAGTGAGGTCACCTGACTCAAAGATAGATCTAACCTGTGTTGATGTAACTCCTGGTTGTTTTGATAAGTCAGGGGGGTACCAGCAGTTGGTTATTAGGAATGTGCCACAGCAGATGTCTTTTACCACTAATTCTACGTCCATTTTGCCTCTGCAAAGCCCTATACCTGACCATGCTAAGCTTGATTTAAAGCAACATCGAAATTCCTGCAATGATCCACAGAATCAAGAGAGACGGTGTCCTTCTAGCATCAGTCATAAGGGGGCAGGGATTTGCTCATTAGCAGAAGTACAGCCCATGAATAGGCTCAAAGAAAACTCTTATTTTCACACCTATGGCTTTGCTGACAGCAGGGCGTCTGAACCGGCCATTAGCTCTGTAATGGCCAAGAACCACCACGGTTCCTTTTACGCCGGTTCCCCTTCTGTCCTTAGCTATCCAAAAGGCGAGTTTGGCTCTATGGCAGAAACAGTGTCTCAATTCAGAAATACACTACAGGCTGATAAACCGTGTCATGGACAAACATATTTCAACCCTCAACAAGGCAGAGAGACTGCTGAATCTAGAGCCAAGACGCTCGGTGGGAAAAATGTAGGTGTCCAGGCAAAACCATGCGGGTCAGTGACCCCAAATGTACGCGGGATCCATGAAAATATTGTGAGAGGCCCTCTTCATCTCCCAAATGCTGCACTGCAAGCTCCTGCCCAGATCAACAAAGGACCAGAGCAGTCACCACATGGTGTGGAAGCCATAAATGGTATTGTGTGTCCATCAGAGAGAACAGTAACAGAAagagacagcagggagagggggcagattCCTCAACCACAGATAGAGCTGCAAAGATCGATATCCATTCCTGGGGAAGGGCTGTTCCTGTCCAGCAACTTTGAAGAGGGTCTTAGTTTAAAATCTTTACAGTCTGTGTTCCCTAAAACTTCCATATCTACACAGGCAGAGGAGGGTTATAGCAAACAAAGTTCCACAGTGGAAAGCTCAGAGAAGATGACCGGTAAAGAACATGTTCATTTAGACAAGGAAGAGAAGGTCCCAGAAAGTCCATGCGAGACCAATGCAGCTTTTCCCAGCCAATCCAACACTCAGTGCACGATCCAGGGGATCTGCAAGACTAATATGGTATCATTCCCTGCTTCAACCATGCAACAGGGCAGGAGGAAACAGGAAGACAGGTTCTTGTCATCCACTGAAAATAAGAGAACGGATAAGCCTCCAGTCCATATCAGAAGGGATGTCGAAGTTCCACTGTTACAGCAGAAAGACTCTGCCCAATTGTTACCACCGCTAGTCATTCGCACACAAGCCTGGGAGCACAGAAGTAATCAGGGGGATCAACACTCTACAGCTTCTGATGAACAGCAGTTTCAAGATAGCGACTATTTAAGGCCATTGGTGCCAGATCAGAGCAGGAAGAAACAAACACTAGAAGATACATTTCTCTCTCTGGGCGTAAAATCAATGGAACAAAATCAGGAGAGAGGTAACTCCACCTGTTTAGACCAACATGCATCACTTAGAGGGCTCCTGTCTCCAAATGTGAAGAACACCAGTCCAGTAGATGAAGCCCAAGTCAAAGGTTGCAAGAAGGACCAGAGCCTTCCTGAGGGCTCAGTGTCAAAGCAGAGAGAGGATGCCTTTATTACCAGCCATGTAATCCAGTCTCCCCAGCATAAAATAATGCTTGGGCAGAGTCCAGGTCAGGAGCAGCTCAGGTGGAATACAGAAACAACTGGAGGTGTAAATTCTACAAGTCTACTGAAGTCATTGGATACCGAGGACCTGACACAGATCTCCTGCATGTTGGAGAAGAAGCTGAATCTTTCCTTGGACAGCACATCTCCACCTGCATCACCATCCATTATGTCATGTGTGTGCCCAGTTACTTCACCTGCCAAATGCTTCCAACAGGAGTCTGGCGGGAACCTACTTAATGTCTCCAGCTTGGTAATGCATCAGAAAACCCAGCAACTAACCAACTTGGTTCCTTCCTTAATAAGGAGAGATGACTCGCTTGGCTCAAAGCTCCCATTGCAATCCACAAAAATAGAAACATCAGAGGACATAATCTTCAAAGAGAAGGGCTCACCAGAAGGGGATTCAACATGCTCAGAATCACAGCTCCTTCTTACCACTAGCCAACTCATGTACCTTGATTCTGTGATGTCCACACCTGAAGACCCAGGCAATTCAAGCCTAAATCTAGATCCAGAAAAACAGGACTTCTGGAAAAAACAGAGTCCCCTTGACGTAGGGTCCAACATTTGGCAACGGAGCCAGACAATGGCTCCTAGTACCAAAGGAGTTAAGAGGTCCTCCTCTGCAAATAAAGAGAAAACGGAGCAAGGTGTTCTAACCCCTCCAGGGTCCTTTGAATCAAAGGAGCCGTCTGAAATTTCCAAAGGTCCCGAGAAACAGACCAAACACCGGAAGAGACGCCAAGGCCCATCCATGCTGAGGAGAAGCAAGAGGTTTAAGACCTGCTGA